Proteins from a genomic interval of Streptomyces sp. Tu6071:
- a CDS encoding YciI family protein — translation MKYLLMIYGNKEKWDSIPAELLEKRIAEQDAWNARYRASGELLAAYGLHDAKDASLVRNQDGAPISTDGPYLEAKEYLCSLYLLDVESADRAREMAARMPWAREDPIELWPIEHDGFAPKPGGGA, via the coding sequence ATGAAGTACCTGCTCATGATCTACGGCAACAAGGAGAAGTGGGACTCGATCCCGGCGGAGCTCCTGGAGAAGAGGATCGCGGAGCAGGACGCCTGGAACGCCCGCTACCGGGCCTCCGGGGAACTGCTCGCGGCCTACGGCCTGCACGACGCCAAGGACGCCTCGCTGGTACGGAACCAGGACGGGGCCCCCATCTCGACGGACGGCCCCTACCTGGAGGCCAAGGAGTACCTCTGCAGCCTCTACCTGCTCGACGTGGAGTCGGCCGACCGCGCGCGCGAGATGGCGGCGCGGATGCCGTGGGCGCGCGAGGACCCGATCGAGTTGTGGCCCATCGAGCACGACGGATTCGCGCCGAAGCCCGGCGGCGGCGCCTGA